The genomic window GACGCCGCGCTCCACGACGCGGGCATCTCTCGCCGCACGCTCGACGCGATGAACGAGGCGGTGGTGGGCGGGCGCCCGCTCGCGCGCGCCCGGGGTCTGCTCCTCAAGGCCCGCGCCATGGGCCTCCCCGCGATCGCCTGGTACGACCTCGAGGCGCCGCTGCCGTTGCCAGAGACCGAGCGCATCCCTTGGGAGCGCGGCAGAGACCTCGTGCGCCGCGCCTTCGCGGGCTCGTACCCCGCCCTCGCCGCCCACGTCGACGAGGCCCTCGCCAGCGCTGGATCGAGGCCGAGCCGCGCGCCGGCAAGCGCCCCGGCGCCTACTGCACCGGCAGCGATCTCACGGGCGAGTCGCGGGTGTTCATGACCTACCAGGGCGCGCTCGGCGACGTCTCCACGCTGGCGCACGAGCTTGGCCACTCGTTCCACCATCACGTGCTCGCGGGCACGCTCGCGATGCTCGCGCGGCAGTACCCGATGACCCTCGCCGAGACCGCCTCCACCTTCGCCGAGAGCGTCCTCTCCGCCGGCCTGCTGGCCGAGCCAGGCATCTCCGCGGCTGCGCGTGCGCAGCTGCTCGGGGAGGTCGCGGGCGACGCCGCGGCGTTCCTGCTCGACGTGCCCGCCCGCTTTCTCTTCGAGAGCCGCTTCTACGAGCTGCGCTCGCAGGGGGAGGTGCCCGCGAGCCGCCTGTCGTCGCTCATGGTCGAGGCGCAGCGCGAGGTGTTCGACGAGGCGCTCCAGGTGGGCGCCGAGGATCCCCTCTTCTGGGCCTCGAAGCTGCACTTCTTCATCCCGGACTTGTCGTTTTATAACTTCCCGTATACATTCGGCTATTTGCTGTCGCGCGGGCTCTACGCGCGCTTCCTCGAGGAGGGCCTGACTTCCTCCTCGCTACGAGGCGTTCCTCCGCGCCACCGGCGGCGCGCTCGCGCACGAGGTGGCCCGCGCGCGTCGATCGGCGAGGACCTCGAGTCGCCCGAGTTCTGGGCGCGCGATCGCCACGCTGGAGGCTCCGATCGCGGAGCTCGAGGCCGCGCTCCGTGAGGGTGATGGGCGCGCCGCCACCTGACCGGGCCGCCGCGACGGTCAAATCCGAGTGGATGGGCGCGATTGAGCGGCCGCCGTGCTGGCCGGGCCGACCAGCTCCTCCGTGAGCGCGAAGAACTGCTCGGCGTCGGTGTCGTAGGCGAACACGTCGCCGGTCTCGATCTTGTAGACCCAGCCGTGCAGGCCGAGATCCCCTTTGGCGAGGCGCGCGGCGACCGCAGGCATCGTGCGAAGGTTCTCGATTTGCACGAGCACGTTCTCCTCGATCGCCGCAGTGAGGAGGGGCTCGCCCTCGAGGTCGGCGTAGCACTTGGTGACGATCTGGCGGGTCTCCTCGGCGTAGTCGAGCCACGCGCGCATGGCGGGCAGCTCGGCGGTGCTCGAGGGGTCGAGGAGCGCGCCGATCGCCCCGCAGTGGGAGTGCCCGCACACGATGATGTCCTCGACCTCCAGGACCGCGACGGCGTACTCGACCGTCGCGGCCTCGCCGTTCAGCGGGGCGCCGCTCGGGGGAACGATGTTGCCCGCGTTGCGCAAGATGAAGAGCTCGCCGGGGTGCGTCCCGGTCAGCAGGTTCGGGTTCACTCGGGAGTCCGAGCACGTGATGAACAGCGTGTCCGGTGCTGCCCCTCGCGAGCCGCTCGAACATCGCTCGCTCGGAGCGGAACACGTTCTTCTGGAAGTGGTGGATGCCTCGGACGAGCTTCTGCATGATCCTCCTGCTGCGCGGCCGCCAGGCTACCACCCCCCGATCCGCGAGCTTGGCCCTTCGTCGCCGCCTCGTCGGGCTACTCGCTCGAGCTCACGGCGTCGCGGAGCAGCGCGTCCTTTTTCCGCTCGAGGTCGGCCACCATGCGCTCGTAGGCCTCTTGCGAGAGCACTGTCTCGCGCGCGGCCATCTCGTCGAGGAATTTGTCGGAGATCCGGTCGATGCGCGCGCGGGTCTCCTGCATGCGGTGGGCCCACTCCTCCTCCATCACCTCGAGCGGCACGGCGTCGGGCAGGGCGAGCTCGGCGCGAATGCGCATGAGGAGCGAGTGCTCCTGGGAGCGAGCAGCGGCCGTCCACGTTGGCCATCGCCACGGCGGCGCGGAACGTCGGCTCCCGGCCTCGTCGGAGCGCAGAGCGGCGAGCGAGGCCGGCAGATCGACGCGCTCGTCCGGGCGCACGCGGACGTTAGGCTGGCTCCCGATGCCGGAGGCAGGTGCCGTTCGTCGTGGTCGACGTCTCCGTCGACTTGTGCGACGGCCAGAGAACGCGGAGGCTGGCGCGAAGTTCTACGGGGTCCATGGCCGGAGTCTAGCCACGGCAGAGCTTGAGCGCCCGCGCGGAAAACGCGCTTCCGATCAGCGACCGCCGGCCACGTAGCGTGGGCTCCCGGCGACGAACGTGCGGAGGGTCCCGCGGTGGAGCCCCGGCGCGAGCCCCATGGCGTTCGCGCTGGCGGGCGTGCCGTACAGGGTCGCTCTCCGGAGCTCGGCGTCGTACACCGGCGGCTCGGCCGCGTCTCAGAGCGCCGCGCCGACCCGCGCGCCCTCCAGGATGGCGCGCCGCGCGTCGAGCTCCCCCGCGAGCTTCGCGCCGCCGATGACGTGCACGTTCGCCCGCCCGATGCGCTCGCCCTCGGAGGCAGAGCCCGCGAGCTCGCGCGCGGACTCTTGGCCCGCGCAGAGCACCACGTGATCCACGTCGAGCACCTGCGGCACGCCGCCGACCTTCACGTGGAGGCCGCGATCGTCGATCGCGACGTACTCGACGTCGGCCAGCATGTGCACGCCGTAGGCCTTCAGGAGCAGGCGGTGGGCCCAGCCGGTGGTCTTGCCAGGGCCAGCCCCCATCTTCTTGTCGCCGGCCCGCCGCTGGAGCAGCCACACCTCGCGCGGCGCCTCGTGCGGCGCGGCCTTCGCGAGGCCGCCGACCGCCTCTCCGCTGAGGTCGATCCCCACTGCGTGGCGTAGTGCGTGACCGAGGCGCGCCCTCCTCGAGGAGGGTAGGCGCACACGTCGACGCCCACGCCGCCGGCGCCGATCACGGCCACGCGCCGCCCCGCCTCGACCTTGCCCGAGAGAGATCGGGGTAGCTCACGACCCAGGGTGCTTCACGCCGTCGAGCCGCGGAACGCGCGGCACGACGCCCGTGGCCACGACGACCTCGTCGTAGCCCCCGAGCTCGGCGCGCGTCGCGCGCGTGCCGGTGCGCACCTCCACGCCGGTCTTCCTGAGCTCGGTCTCGAAGTAGCGAATCGTCTCGGAGAACTCCTCCTTGCCAGGCACGCGCGCGGCGAGCCGGAACTGGCCGCCGATGGAGCCCTCCGCCTCGAAGAGCGTGACCGCGTGGCCTCGCTTCCCGGCTCCGTGGCGACCGAGCCCGGCCATGCCCGCGCCCACGACCGCGATTTTCTTCGGGTTCTTGGCGCGCAGGTGAACGAAGCTCCGTCTCGTAGCCGCCGCGCCGTTCACGAGGCAGGTGGCGCGCTTGCCTTGGAAGGTGAGGTCGAGGCAGCCCCTGGTTGCGCGATGCGTGTTGATGGCCTCGGGCTCGCCCGCCGCCGCCTTGTTCACGAAGTCAGCGTCGGCGAGCAGCGGCCGAGCCATCGAGACGAGATCGGCGTCGCCCGCCGCCAGGAGGTCCTCGGCGTCCTCCGGGGTGTTGATGCGGTTCGACGCGATGACCGGGATGTCGAGCTCGGCGCGCATCTTCGCGGTGAGCGCGCGGAACGCCGCGCGAGGCACCTGCGTGGCGATGGTGGGGATCCGCGCCTCGTGCCAGCCGATACCCGTGTTGCAGGACGTCGGCGCCCGCCGCCAGAGACCGCCTTGGCGATGGTGACGATGTCGGGCCACGCGTTGCCGCCCGGCACCAGATCGAGGAGCGACATGCGGTACACGATGAGAAAGTCGGGGCCCGTGGCCTCGCGCACGGCCCGCACGACCTCGACCGGGGAGGCGCATGCGGTTCTCCACCGGGCCGCCGTACTCGTCGGTGCGCTCGTTGACGCGCGGGCAGGAGAACTGGCTCAGCAGATGCCCCTCGGAGCCCATGATCTCGACGCCGTCGTACCCCGCGAGCTTGGCGAGGCGCGCGCACCGCGCGTAGTCACGCACGGTGGCTTTGATCTCGAAGCGCATCATCGCCCGCGGCTTGAACGGCGAGATGGGCGACTTCTTCGCCGACGACGACACGACGAACGGGTGGTAGCCGTACCGCCCCGCGTGAGGATCTGCACAGCGATCTTGCCGCCGTGCGCGTGCGCGGCGCTCGTCTGCGGTGGAAGTACACGTCGGCGCGGCGGTTCAGCGTGCCGCCGAACGGCAAGAGCCACCCCCTGGCGGTTCGGGGGAGATACCGCCGGTGATGATGAGCCCGACGCCGCCGCGCGCCCGCTCTTCAAAGTAAGCGGCGAGCTTCCCGTAGTTGAAGAACCGGTCCTCGAGGCCGGTGTGCATCGAGCCCATCACGACGCGGTTCTTGAGCGTCAGAGGGCCAAGATCGATGGGCGAGAGCAGGGTGGGGTACGCGGTCATGGCGCGCGCACCCTAGCAGGTCCTGCAGGTCGCTCGCCCCCCGGCCGGCGAGGCAAGGCGAGCGAGCAGACCCCTGGGAACTGCGGCAACGGGCTGTTCATCACCAGGGCGTGTGCGGGTGCGGAGTCGGGCCGGACGCAGTGTTGCGACGGGACGACGAGCCCCACGTGTCAGTGCCGCGCGGGCGGCCTGTAGGTGGTCGCGAAGGGCCTCGCGCGGAATCCCATGAAGAAGCGGCACGCCCGGTAAGATTCGAACTTACGACATTCGGCTTCGAAGGCCGACGCTCTATCCAGCTGAGCTACGGGCGCAAGCGGTTACGTTCCGACGGGTTACAGCGGCGCGCGCGCGGCGTCAATCGTGCGCTGCGAGCCCAGCCGAAGCGGGTCCACGCGAGCGACCCCGTTTGGTCAAGGTGGATGACTACTTGCCCCGCCCGATCTGTCGGACGGCGCGGTCGCCACACACGCGGGCATCGCCACAAGGGCAAACGCGCCCGCGACCGTGAAGCGGAGCCACGACGCCGCGCGATGCGGGGCGATCGCGTTGTGGTGCGTGCGGTGCGTGCGGTGCGTGCGGTGCGTGATGCCCATCTCCCTGCTCCGTCCCTGATTCTACGCCCCTACGAGTGAACACCTTCCCGGGCCGTCGCGCCAACCCTGAGTCACATTTGTCGCCTCTTCTCGCACCTCTTCTCGCACCTCTTCTCGCACCTCTTTTCTCACCTCCGCCGCGAAAATGGCGCGACACTGCGCCCATGACCGCAGCCGCTCTCGTGTCCGATCTCGCGTCTGACCTCGCGGGGCTCGACCCGCAGCTCAGGGCCCGCCTCGACGCGGCGGGCTTCCGCGACGCCCGCCTCGTCGAGCTCGCCGCCGGCCTCGCCGACAAGGCCGCGCTCTTCGCGAAGAACCGCCTGACCGGCGACGTGACCCCGCCGCGCGACACGGAGCTCCTCTCGCTCCCCGAGCCCGGCAGCGCCGAAGCGGAGCGGCTGGGCGCCCTCGGGCGAGCGGCGATCGACCGAGGCGAGCTCGCGTTCTGCGTCCTCGCCGGCGGCATGGCGACCCGCATGGGCGGCGTCGTGAAGGCGCTCGTCGAGGCCTTCGACGGCCGCACGTTCCTCGACCTGCGGCTCGCGGAGAACGCGAGCGCCGGCGCGAAGGCCAAGGCGCCGATCCCCTTTGGCTCATGACGAGCGAGGCCACCGACGGCGGCATTCGCGAGGCGCTCCGCGCGCGCAGCGCCCCCGACCACGTCCACCAGTTCACCCAGGACCTAGGCCTGCGCCTCGCGCCCGAGGGTGGCCTGTTTCGCGAGGACGACGGCGATCCCAGCGCGTACGCGACCGGCCACGGCGATCTCGTCGACGCGCTCCGGCGCACGCCGCTGCTGGGCCAGTTCCTCGCGCGCGGCGGCGAGGGCCCGAAGACCGTGTGGATCGCGAACCTCGACAACCTCGGCGCGTCGATCGATCCGGTCGTGCTCGGGCGCTTCCTCGAGTCGAAGAAGCAGGTGATGGTGGAGGTCTGCAAGAAGGCCCCCGGCGATCGCGGCGGCGTCCCCGTGCACGCGCACGGAAAACTGCAGGTGGTCGAGGAGTTCCGCCTGCCGGCGGGCTTCGACGGCGCGTCGGT from Myxococcales bacterium includes these protein-coding regions:
- a CDS encoding UTP--glucose-1-phosphate uridylyltransferase, whose product is MTSEATDGGIREALRARSAPDHVHQFTQDLGLRLAPEGGLFREDDGDPSAYATGHGDLVDALRRTPLLGQFLARGGEGPKTVWIANLDNLGASIDPVVLGRFLESKKQVMVEVCKKAPGDRGGVPVHAHGKLQVVEEFRLPAGFDGASVPVFNTNTFLVSAEALATANIPWTYFAVEKKVQGRVAIQFERLLQELTSALDAGYVVVPRDGAASRFLPVKDHDELARRRPKSRKSRALGVCCNHGGRCTPLRPATKAQGMTCSSR